DNA from Drosophila gunungcola strain Sukarami chromosome 3L unlocalized genomic scaffold, Dgunungcola_SK_2 000014F, whole genome shotgun sequence:
GGGATAATGCTGATGTTTTGTGCTGCTGGACATTATCACACTTTGGCGCTGACTTTGAAGGATTTTTCGGTTCTCTTCTTCGGTGGCATTGTTAGCATCGACTTCCTTTTTCACCAGATCGTATAAAGAAATGCTAATTTCTTCGTCGTCGGGAAGTGGGGGCTTCACTGCCGTTTCAGCCCTCAAATCGGGCATGCTTAGGGGCAGGTCCTTGGGATTTTGAAATCCTTCGATTGGCTCCTCAATGAACTCTTCCTGTTTGACGTTCGCAAGGAAATCGTTGGATTCAGACCCATCTTCGGGTTGATAGTTGGAGTGTGGATGACTATCCACCCGGCCTTCCTTCATTTGCTTGGCCACGAATCGGGGACGACCGGATCCCACGGGGAATCTCAACATACGCAGGTGGTATTCCCGATGCTTGGCGTATCTACTACGAGTCCTCGTCCGCTGCAGAAGCTCACTGCGAGCGAGTTCTTTGGGTATGAAGAGCAGTTCGTTGGAATACACACTGGCTCTGCGCTTTTTTGTTTCGGCTCTAGGAACATACAATTTCCCATTTAAATGCatgaaaaatgaaacatttttgattAAGCTTACATGGACAGTGAGTGCCTTTCCTCTAGAACAAGAGGTCTAGTTGTGTCTTCCTTTGTGGGACTACCTTTGTCTGGTTGGTTTTTATCCAGCTCCTTTGGCTCGGCGATTTTCACTTCTTGTTTGGAGTCTTTCTGTTTATTTGGACTCTCAAGATTCAACTCTATCACCTGTTCATGTGTTACAAGCAAATTTGCCAGATTTCTTTTGGGAGGAAGATAAAATGATCAAAATACGGAATAATATactaattatattttttaatcatacCCCACGTTGGCTTCCTGGTGCTCACTCGCCGGTTGGGTTCCAGATTCAGACAGAAACTCTGATTCTGATTCGGACACGACCATGTCGTGCCAAGAACTGCCAGCAGGCAGCTATCCGCTTCCTAATTATAAATGGAATAATGTGTATACAAAAGCCTAGTTGTTGTTAGGCTGTGCTATCGAATGCCAGGTTCAGATTGCGCGGAGTTAGCTTTTATTGACTCTGGTCAAAAATGCGGTACTGCAAATAGAAAATGGAGAGGAAAATTGAGTATAATTGGGAAAAGTTtaaggtaaataaaataaagatttatagttaaaaaaatatgcctTGAAGCATAATAAATAATCTGTTATTTTCtaatatgttgtttttttaagagCTCTAGACTTAGAATGCCGTAGAAATATGTTATCTTATtgtatttgaatattaaagatccatttattttgataacattttaattagcaAAAAGACCGTGGAAGAtaacacagaaaataaaataaattataccaGAAGCAGAAATGTATaatgctgaaaaatttataatattaagttAGACCGATtgtatatttcttttaaaactaTTCCATTAACTAATTAGATGAAATCTTTAGTATATAGTAAAAGTTAcactttttttctgtgcaagCTTACTGGGCCTCTGTCCAACCAATTGGAAATGAATCCAATTTGCAGGTATCACAGCTCAGCATAATTTAGATACATTTGTAAACAGAGATCGAATTTATCAACAGAAACAAATCGCCATTAGTCGGCAACCCCTTTCCACAGGATTTCGCGGTGGTTTCGATTTCGTGTTTAGGCTTCTCGGCGTCGCGACGAAATTTAATTCCGGCGCGGCGGAAAAGCGCGCAAGTGTTGAGTTGCACATCCGAAATGTGAATGAATGCAAATGAATttgctaataataataagagaATTACATGGCCCGCAGGCCGATAAGAGCGCCAGTCCCTGGCGAGGTCCTGACCGGCAATTATGGGGCATTGAAGGGGTTTCCCCAACAGATATCGCTGGGTCCGAACCCACCCCTCGATAGTTCTGACCGGCCACATAACCTGGGTCAACCTGGTCGGACACTAAGTACACTAAGGACACGTCAGCGGCGGTCATGTGACGTGGCCACATACAATTCCCTCACCTATAATTGGAATGttggctttatttttatatgccaGACTGCCTCAAATGCCAGTGCATATCGTTCAGATATGTATTGGTAGCCAAGGGAGTTGTATGATACACAGTGTGCGTTTTAATTGTCATTAtaattgcaattgcagtttCAGCTTGTTGTTCCTTACCAGCTTGCAAAGCTTGGTAATAGAAAAAGACGTTAACATGTTCGTGCTGAACGTTGCCAACATTTATCCATGGAAAAGATTTTTCCTTTTGGTTAAACTTCACttctgaaatatataaattttcttttgtggcTTTCTAACATCCATTTATTACCAGcccttttttaaagttaaagagCAACTAAAAATTCTGATACCTAATGAGCCCTCTCATCACTAATTTGTTTTCAGTattatgcttaaaaaatattcagatttgttgtaaatttcatttaattaaaattaaaatcaatcaacTCTAATGTACCCAATCTtctttattttgattgttaaAGTACATTGAAGAGATTTATTAAATGATCATCGCTCATTgaccaaaacaatttttttttttttttttgaagcaTGTGCCTcgtttttaaatgatttacttttccttttcccaatttttgaatttcgaGTGTTGGCGCGTATGCTGGTTCTTTCGAACGAATGAACAAAAGAACCGGTTCCACCGATAAAATTGGCAAGAGTTATCGCCGTATGGTGTTTTTTAGTGTATTACTGGTAGCAAAAAGAcgtacaaaacaaaaacaagcgaataaaaacataaattccgGACTGAAATGGATAAACTGACGACAATTAGCGCAACGCTGTTCATGGCGGCCGATGTGTTTGCGATAGTGAGCCTGGCTCTGCCGGATTGGATCATCACGGAGTCGGGAACGGGTAAAAGGCGGAGAACACGGAAGTATCTAGTGCGGAATGTATCTCAAATGTTGCATGTTGTTCTTCCAGGTGACATTCGACTGGGGCTGATGTGGACCTGCATGACGCTATATAACCGGCCCCAGGTGTGCTACACCCCCGACTTGCAGCCGGAGTGGCTGATCGCATTGATCTGCATCTTCGTGGGCTGCATCTGCGTGACCACCACAGTGATCCTGCTGGCCTCGTCGTCCTGCAACCGAAATGTGATTCCCTACGCCCGCTGGGTGGGATTCACCGCCATGGTGCTGTTCTGCATGGCGGCCGTCGTCTTCCCGCTGGGATTCCACGTCGAGGAGATCGGCGGACAGGCCTACCAGCTGCCCAACACCTTCAAGATCGGCATATCCTACATCATGTTCGTCCTGGCCCTCTGGATCACCGTGGTCTCCGAACTCTTTGCCGGCAAGGTCTGCCTGCCGCACTTCTAGAGACGCGACCATGGCATCGCTAGATTCCTAGTTTTCTTTGCAGTTTGCTCTGTGATTTGTTATACCTTTTGTTTCTCCCTGATTTTTCTCGCTCTCAATCGCTAGAGTCGAGACCAAACTCCATATCTTAGTTATTTTAAGTCCTGCAAGTGAAATGCCGCGCATTTGAGCTGAAAACGCAAAAATATGTGCGATATATCGCATCCATCAGGCTCTCAAGACCTGATCTACATCACCCTTATAAATTAAAGCTATTCCCCTTAATATTCTTTTGAATATTGTAAGTGTTATGATcacttttatattattttcaaaatatttttaaaaacaatatgatTTAAAGATTGCAGCTCAAAAATATAGAATCTGTGTGTAAAAAATCTCTTAAAATAAGCGTAGGTTTGTAATCATTTAGTTAgtacaattttgttaaaataatatacacCGAAGAAACATTTATTGTTGGGCTTACTTTTTAAAGAGCAAAACTTCCGaacaattaagttttttttttggccagaaactaaattctttatttacttaattttgttCACCGCACTATCAATTGTCCAGGAACATCAAGAATCATCAGACTCCCAAAAGAAGTAAGCGAACATTTAAATCGAAGTATTTGTTACAAGATAATTTGTTAAcgataattaattttaaatcgaaatttacACAGTTGTATTTGaacacttaatttttttttaaatattaaaagtccATGAtgtgtaaattttaattgaacttACACGACGAAGACACAAAAAACTTGTGATCTGTAAACTCGGATTTCTGCGTAAGGGagaatttaaaagtatttccaacaaaataactaaaatcaTATGGTTCTTGCAGGcttttattaacttaaattgcATGCACGAACGAAACACTTGTTTTacccacagaaaaaaaaaagaaagtccGTGCGAGGAACTTGAAAATCTCTGAGACACTGTCGTTTGGAAGGCCGCGACGGCAACTGAAAGTCAAGGCAGACTCGAGTTGGGACATCGACGGAGTATCGGGGTCTGCGCATGCGTTGTGTTTGTGTACTTTTGGCCATCCGAGATCCGAGAATGCTGACCAAGCTCCCTGACGAACCGATTCTAACAAGGGCTGCGACATTCGAATCGAATTGTGCTGGTTGGAGAACACTGCTGACCCCAGCAGCATTCAAGATCGGCCTGGCACGTTATCGTTTCTGCATTGcttacaaaattttgtttgtaaactGAGATCCCAGGCCGAAGCACTTCACAAATTCTTTCTCACCAGACGACCACATAAACAAACttcttataattttcaaaacacgGCTACTTGATATTCAATTAAAACCTAAAGAACCTTCGTAGATCGAATTATTTGCAATTCAAGAGCATTATgacataaaatataacatttccaaaaaaaaagtctatcaacaaagttttaaattcattacGTAGTTTGGTTGTTGTCCATATTTATGCCAATTCGATTTTAGGATTCGAAATTTagaattgaaaaatgtttacttgGAATTAACTCAGATAATTCAGATAAGATATTCGTTGCTTAAAGCCTTTAAACTAGCGACTACATCCAGCACAAGAAACTGGGTCAAGTCATGCAGATCACGAGTATATAATTGATTAATCTTAACGAAGAGTAGACAAGATAGACTatctaaaacaagaaggaaagcaaacttcggcaagccgaagttcatatacccttgcagctattgcattaattaaatacttttgaaaacatttaaattatgatttacttgagtatgtgctaaaaaaaacattgaaactatgattatttgcagctcaattattagatagttattttatatatttttattatttctatgggagctatatgctatagacgtccgattttgataaaatttataccataattctgaaataattaaacattgctatatgtcgaagaactaaacaaaaaattaaaaaacagaaaagttataatttttttcatttatttttccgattgttcctatgggagctatatgctatagtcgtccgattttgatgaaattaaaaccgtaattctgaaatattaaaccattactatatctcgaagaactaaacaaaaaattaaaaaacagcaaagttataattttttttcatttatttttccgattgttcctatgggagctatatgctatagtcgtccgattttgatgaaatttaaaccgtaaatcggaaatattttaccattactatatgtcgaagaactaaacaaaaaattaaaaaacagcaaagttataattttttttcatttatttttccgattgttcctatgggagctatatgctatagtcgtccgatccggctcgttccgacttatatactacctgcaatagaaagaaaagtttcatgcagatagctttaaaactgagagactagtttgcatataaacggacggacagacggacagacggacggacagacagacatggctagatcgactctcctagtgatgctgatcaagaatatatatactttatagggtcggaaacgtctccttcactgcgttgcaaacttctgactgaaattataataccctctgcaagggtataacatattttgtttctaaacgcaagtattttttatacctTATCTTCTTCGTGGGGGCCTCAATTTGGAGTCCAATTTCATATTTGGAGGTTATTTTACCAAGTGCAGGAGTTATTTATAGACAAAATTGCACTCCATTCGTATCCGAAATTTACTAAAACAAGAGTTCAACAGTAATACTTACAgaaatcttttataaataattcggatttaatttgcttattttGGAGAACCATTTAGATTTATTAAGAATCATACACTTTCATTGAGTACatcataatattttattgttttcctttattaattatttaataaaaaccaattaaattgtttaataatatcAAATATTGTTCAATGAACCTACTTTTAGAGCATCTGCAGCGTTTTCAGAGAGTGCCTATagacattttatttctttattgtATTCCAGcatagatattttatattcagTTTTCTAATTTAGAGAGTTCGATTGAAAACCATTGGGGCTACAATTTGCACATCGAAGCAGGTCAGTTTTGATCGGAGGTATTGTGTAATTTGTTGGGATATATTAGGTACACAGATGCGGTTGTTGAGCTTAGAATTGCCTTAAAAAGTAGTTCGCTTTGGTGGCTTTTATCTTATATagttatatacatatatcaaaATATGATGTAGAGAATTGTTTAGTAACAGTACAAAACATttgagtaaaaaaatatatagaatttaaattgattctTTATACAGAATTTAACTAGTGTCTTACGAAAAGGTAGTAGAGTTATAACAAATTCATTTATATAGTGCTCGAAAAGGAGAGGAAATCGACATAAAAAATATCTTGAGAGCTTCAGATAAGTATTTAACAGAG
Protein-coding regions in this window:
- the LOC128260102 gene encoding uncharacterized protein C16orf52 homolog A; its protein translation is MDKLTTISATLFMAADVFAIVSLALPDWIITESGTGDIRLGLMWTCMTLYNRPQVCYTPDLQPEWLIALICIFVGCICVTTTVILLASSSCNRNVIPYARWVGFTAMVLFCMAAVVFPLGFHVEEIGGQAYQLPNTFKIGISYIMFVLALWITVVSELFAGKVCLPHF